The following are encoded in a window of Bacillota bacterium genomic DNA:
- the ssb gene encoding single-stranded DNA-binding protein has translation MLNRIILIGRLTRDPELRYTPSGAAVATFTLAVDRRFSNQHGERETDFIRIVVWQKLAETCANYIEKGRLVGVEGRLQTRSYDDKEGIRRNIAEVVADNVQFLEWPRDDQKRKPSEASNDSELEFKDGDIKDDDIPF, from the coding sequence ATGTTGAACAGAATTATCTTGATAGGGAGGCTTACAAGAGATCCGGAATTGAGGTATACACCTTCCGGAGCGGCGGTGGCCACATTCACGTTGGCGGTTGACAGGCGTTTTTCCAACCAGCACGGGGAAAGAGAAACGGATTTCATCAGAATCGTGGTCTGGCAGAAACTGGCGGAAACCTGTGCAAATTACATCGAAAAAGGGAGACTGGTGGGGGTGGAAGGAAGGCTGCAGACACGTAGCTATGATGACAAGGAAGGAATCCGCAGAAACATTGCCGAGGTAGTGGCCGACAATGTACAGTTCCTGGAATGGCCGCGTGATGACCAGAAAAGAAAACCCTCGGAAGCAAGTAACGACAGTGAATTGGAATTCAAGGATGGCGACATCAAAGAT